Proteins from a single region of Apium graveolens cultivar Ventura chromosome 7, ASM990537v1, whole genome shotgun sequence:
- the LOC141674966 gene encoding protein WHAT'S THIS FACTOR 9, mitochondrial-like — protein MPFNSLFAPLSLFASTLLFSTSFSLVNPQFRITEEVVALSEEKGNVFRNGLYKKDLADRLLRLLMVGRISKILLRIVDCLKWDLGLPNNYVDSVVPEFPDYFCVRKVNGVVFLELVCWSEELAVSVMEKKARSGREGYSKGMSVAFDLKYLRGFEVDKKFKKWVEDWQKMPYFSPYESRVSFEGKREEFDGWSGFCMRCLVVCSE, from the coding sequence ATGCCCTTCAACTCCCTTTTTGCCCCATTGAGTTTATTCGCAAGTACCCTTCTGTTTTCGACGAGTTTCTCCCTGGTAAACCCGCAATTTAGGATTACTGAAGAGGTGGTTGCGTTGAGTGAGGAAAAGGGGAATGTGTTTAGGAATGGATTGTATAAGAAAGATTTGGCTGATAGGCTTTTGAGGTTGTTGATGGTGGGGAGGATTAGTAAAATTCTGTTGCGTATTGTTGATTGTTTGAAATGGGATTTGGGTTTGCCTAATAATTATGTTGATAGTGTTGTTCCCGAGTTTCCAGATTATTTTTGTGTTAGGAAAGTTAATGGGGTTGTGTTTCTTGAATTGGTTTGTTGGAGTGAGGAGTTGGCTGTTTCGGTGATGGAAAAAAAGGCGAGGAGTGGACGAGAAGGGTATAGTAAGGGAATGTCGGTTGcgtttgatttgaagtatttgaGAGGGTTTGAGGTTGATAAGAAGTTTAAGAAGTGGGTTGAGGATTGGCAGAAGATGCCGTATTTTTCACCGTATGAGAGTAGGGTGAGTTTTGAGGGTAAAAGGGAGGAATTTGATGGGTGGTCGGGGTTTTGCATGAGgtgcttagttgtttgttctgAATAA